A stretch of Acidovorax sp. RAC01 DNA encodes these proteins:
- a CDS encoding holin, whose translation MKTETMEAISSAGVKASVAGGIAAVFGGLTAADLAAYVGAIVAILGVLVNSYYKHKADKRHALENQRREAEHQRREAERSLRMELMRTSGVPIFHHDTDLGELGADE comes from the coding sequence ATGAAAACCGAAACTATGGAAGCCATCAGCAGCGCGGGCGTAAAGGCTTCCGTGGCCGGTGGCATCGCTGCCGTTTTTGGCGGCTTGACGGCGGCTGACCTTGCCGCCTACGTGGGCGCGATTGTTGCGATCCTGGGTGTGCTGGTGAATTCGTACTACAAGCACAAGGCCGACAAGCGCCATGCCCTTGAAAACCAGCGGCGCGAAGCAGAGCACCAGCGGCGTGAGGCAGAGCGATCCCTGCGCATGGAGTTGATGCGCACCTCCGGCGTGCCGATCTTTCATCACGACACAGACCTGGGCGAACTGGGCGCCGACGAATGA
- a CDS encoding lysozyme, protein MTAPKINPKVVWVAALGGFVTLLAPSLVEHLQQWESGKARVLVVYPDKLANNIPTVCNGLTRHVTRTPIIVGERWSEEKCVVEEANAIERVQRDLLPCFKRLPPPSVFDMATSHAWNFGAPSTCESGALAAWNRGEWLRGCQRISRGDDGRMVWSFTSAIDPKTGKKVYTMVQGLANRRADETAKCGRDLT, encoded by the coding sequence ATGACCGCCCCCAAGATCAACCCCAAGGTGGTTTGGGTGGCAGCCCTTGGCGGCTTTGTCACCCTGCTGGCGCCTTCGCTGGTGGAGCACCTGCAGCAGTGGGAAAGCGGTAAGGCCCGCGTGCTGGTGGTGTACCCCGACAAGCTGGCCAACAACATCCCCACCGTCTGCAATGGCCTGACCCGGCACGTCACGCGCACCCCGATCATCGTGGGCGAGCGCTGGAGCGAAGAAAAGTGCGTGGTCGAAGAAGCAAACGCCATTGAGCGCGTGCAGCGCGACCTGTTGCCGTGCTTCAAGCGCCTGCCGCCCCCAAGCGTGTTCGACATGGCCACCAGCCACGCATGGAATTTTGGCGCGCCCAGCACCTGCGAAAGTGGGGCGCTCGCCGCCTGGAATCGTGGCGAGTGGCTGCGCGGCTGCCAGCGCATCAGCCGCGGCGATGACGGCCGGATGGTGTGGAGCTTCACCAGCGCCATCGACCCCAAGACGGGCAAGAAGGTCTACACCATGGTGCAGGGCCTGGCCAACCGGCGCGCAGATGAAACCGCGAAGTGCGGGCGAGATCTCACATGA
- a CDS encoding tyrosine-type recombinase/integrase — MFFDPRAAKLLPPGEHIVIDGCQGLRLVATATRKTWTYRYKNDSGKMKQVAIGQWPATPVQAAVAKWQELRDKRSAGIDPQAQRKKEKRAAKVAPVEAYTVRQLVADYVAGPLKDSRKPEGFEAARRALQAVLDDTPIFAESAAHEVTRGVAFGILDAKKATPMAAVKLRSLFGAAWEHAHDCGRLDGTVPNWWRQVMRGKLKSKGKIIGGEHVGQARRVLTGDEVGQLLRWLKNMHPHGRDALVMYLWTCARGAEIFSLRPEHVTKERGQWWWTVPKALTKNAGEAHAVDLRVPLYGRALEVVQRRMKAPGAGGWLFTGVKGEPYNQKDFSTYIYSLQPYSEKVARRSSPGLVLPVTHWTPHNLRRTARTMLAQLGCINEVAEAIVGHMPKDIVATYNAHTYDAERLEWLSKLDQHLEGLAGNRSAA, encoded by the coding sequence ATGTTCTTCGACCCCCGTGCGGCCAAGCTCCTACCCCCTGGCGAACACATCGTAATCGACGGCTGCCAGGGCCTGCGGCTGGTGGCCACGGCCACGCGCAAAACGTGGACATACCGCTACAAGAACGATAGCGGGAAGATGAAGCAGGTAGCCATTGGGCAATGGCCCGCAACCCCCGTGCAGGCAGCCGTGGCAAAGTGGCAGGAGCTGCGCGACAAGCGCAGCGCAGGGATCGACCCGCAGGCCCAGCGCAAGAAGGAAAAGCGCGCCGCCAAGGTGGCCCCGGTCGAGGCGTACACCGTGCGCCAGCTGGTGGCCGACTACGTGGCGGGCCCACTCAAGGACAGCCGCAAGCCCGAAGGATTCGAGGCCGCGCGCCGCGCGCTGCAGGCCGTTCTGGACGACACCCCGATCTTTGCAGAGTCCGCTGCCCACGAGGTGACGCGCGGCGTAGCTTTCGGGATTCTGGACGCCAAAAAAGCTACGCCTATGGCCGCCGTCAAGCTGCGGTCATTGTTCGGCGCAGCCTGGGAGCACGCCCATGACTGCGGCCGCCTGGATGGCACGGTGCCCAACTGGTGGCGCCAAGTCATGCGGGGCAAGCTCAAGAGCAAGGGCAAGATCATCGGCGGCGAGCACGTCGGCCAGGCGCGCCGCGTGCTGACCGGCGACGAGGTGGGCCAGCTGTTGCGCTGGCTGAAGAACATGCACCCGCACGGGCGCGATGCCCTGGTGATGTACTTGTGGACGTGCGCCCGGGGCGCGGAGATTTTCAGCCTGCGGCCAGAGCATGTGACCAAGGAGCGCGGGCAGTGGTGGTGGACGGTACCCAAGGCGCTGACCAAGAACGCGGGCGAAGCCCATGCCGTGGATCTGCGCGTGCCGTTGTACGGTCGGGCGCTGGAGGTAGTGCAGCGCCGCATGAAAGCGCCCGGCGCGGGCGGGTGGTTGTTCACCGGCGTGAAGGGTGAGCCCTACAACCAGAAGGACTTTTCCACCTACATCTATAGCCTGCAGCCCTACTCCGAAAAGGTGGCCCGCCGGTCATCGCCCGGCCTGGTGCTGCCCGTCACGCACTGGACCCCGCACAACCTGCGGCGCACGGCGCGCACCATGCTCGCGCAGCTGGGGTGCATCAACGAGGTGGCAGAGGCCATTGTGGGCCACATGCCCAAGGACATCGTGGCCACGTACAACGCGCACACCTACGATGCGGAGCGGTTGGAGTGGCTGTCCAAGCTGGACCAGCACCTGGAGGGGCTGGCGGGGAATCGGTCAGCGGCCTGA